The genomic region aGGGAAAGAAAGTGGAAAAGCTCATGGTGACGAAGCAATCTGGCTTTTCAGGGCTGATAAAGACAACTATCAGTTTGTTGTGGCTGACGCAGATACAACAGATGAACAGAGATTGTTTCTTCCTTTAAACAGAAGAAGCAGTATTGACTCCAATATTCCGTCTactgcaaaacaaacagaaattaCACTCATTCAACGTTCTACTttctaatattttttatatgtaaatgATCCTTAATTCTCTCTTGATCTCAACATTGAGTCTATCAAGCTTCACATGCAGAGCAGTCCTGGGTGCTAATATATCATATgatgcacagcagcagcagcttgtctCAGTGTTCCTCCCTGACTGTCTCGtcctttttccccccctgcCAGATGTGATAAAGCTGCAGCTGGTGGAGGCGGGCTTGGTGGAGTGTCTGCTGGATGTTGTGGCTCAGACtgtggatggagagagggaggaggacatCGCCCAACTCAAGACTGCCTCCGACCTCATGGTTCTCCTGCTGCTGGGAGGTAAGCAGGAGATGAATACACAATTACATATGTTAGTTAATTAAGTCattgacaataaataaatgagtgatCAAATACACTATTGATAAATTAAATAgatatttattaaatgaaaaatgtaaatatgtctcccttaaataaataataatactcaGTTCCAGCTTGACTGTCTATTTACAGGCTTCCCGTCTTTGGCATTATGCTTTCAGGTTGTCCATCCGTCCCATTCTCTCTTGAATGTATTGTCTCAGGAACGCCTTTTAAAATTTGGCACAAACATCCACTTTGCACTCTGATTAGATTCCGGTGGTCAAAGGTGAAGGTTGTGCTGACTTCACATCAGCCAAATGTCAAGAATTCATATGCTGATTACAGTATTTCCCCTATAATTTTTTGTAGCAGTGGTGCTGTGTATAGGTAACCTAGCAACACTAGGCAGGTCCGGGGTTATGCTCCCCTagaagaaaaaatggaaaaataaccCTTTAAATAGTGACTTCTGGTGAGTTTGTGGAACCAAACACAGATCTATCAGgatgctttgctctcacacgcacTGCActgatagtcacacacacatgcacgcagtcactctctagtgcgTGCTCTTGCTCGCTCACTCCTGATTCCGGGAGATTATGTCTTATTTCCGGGCGTCAAGGAGCTGCTATCAAAATGCGGGAGACTCCCAGAACGTCCAGGAGATAGTTGGGTTGTGTGCTTTtatcctcctcctacttcaatagcttatgaagggaggagcaggttgtgttatgaaacCTACACCGAAGCCAAAAGAAGTTATATGGTTAACTAGCGACTAGCATATTGTAATGAAATCGTGCAAGTGATCAACATAGTTAACATCATGTTACTTCAGGCACAGTCATTTTGCAGCGACTTCAACAGTGGTGGTGCGCCGTTGCTGAATGTACTtaggggaaacactgctgaTTATGACAAAGTTTCACTTCAATGTCTAACAGGATAAAATGACACAGCAGACAGGAGtaggtctgtcacaataattatcggcttattgtacaataatgtaattatcaacatcatcatatctatatatggacttatcatatgatacatggacatgaccatgatcattttttgacctcagtattgccacacttgacattagcagctaagagtctattcatgtcacattgactaaacaagtagtgtcctctattcctcactgtgtacgtcctgagtggagactgtagaagaattaaagggaaataactctgtccccaaccataatgacagtctgtgtttttatacaaGTGTAGCTCCCACTCTacaatcccaccccccaccccctttacattattatattatcattatatcagtggtataaaatgattttcaaatgacaataatattgtttatcgcgattatttctgagacaatatatcgaaGAACAAAAGTAGTTTCCGTGACAGGTCTAGACAGGAGAGCATTACATAGTCCAGCCTGCAGGAGATAAAAGTAGATAAGAGAACACTTAGTTGTGTTTCCAATGTGACATTCATAATttaggtcagagtcactgataaCAAGGTTTTTGCTGTTCCTTGGCGTTTAGTGTGAATAAATTTAGGTGTGAGacattttttctctcagcttttGCTCCAATAACTAGGATCTCACTTTTGTCTTGATTCAGCTGTAAGAAGCTGCAATCAAGTCGTTAATAGAGCTATAATCATTTGAATTTAGATATATATAACAGGTTATTGTCTGCGTAATTACAAAGATTGATGTTGCGATATGagcataaatataaatgaacagtCTGAAGAGTCCTTCATCCAGCACTGATAAGAATGAATAATTCAGccttaatgtaaatattttaatgcaACTGAATAGATTTGAACATGGActgataaaatatacatatcCGGTCTCTTAATCTTACCCTATCAGATCACTTTTTTTTATACTCTATATTATCAGGTATTCTCACTGAGGTTAAGATATATTTTTCAATAGAGACCAGAGAACAGGAGACATTCATCATCAGACAACCAAATTAGTCAAAATAGTTACAAGAGGTGTGAAAAACAGATACTACAGTTTTAATATGGAAGAATCCAGCTTCAGATTAGTGGTTATATAAAAGATATTTAAGTCGTTATAGGAGTCACAAGgttgaaatgagagaagagaTGTGAGGAAGATTGGAAGCTTCAACACTACAGTTAGGGATGAATATCATGAGATGTAAGGAATTCCAACCAACCTTGTGATACAAGGAGAAACAGCTACTGAAATAATCAAAGTACAAGAATATGAAATGTAGAAGCTGACTCAGCAATAATGCGATGGTTTAAAAATGACAGATGGTCTTTAATTCTGTACAAGAAGCCtagtttcatttttacatttctgagtCATACGAATTGAATATGAATCTTGTATGACTCAGCAAGAGTGACGTGGATGTCACATAATGATGtccatcttctcctctcatTTGTGGTGAAGCAGTTGATACATGAAGTCTCAGCAGTGACTGGCCAACATGTTGAGCTGCTGCTTGATAAATGTGCTCACTGTGTCACATTAAACTATCATCTGAGATCAGAGTGATGAAGTCTTGCTGCCAAGAGTTACGACAGACATGTTGGAtgctggccaatcagagcttGACGTCTTATGTCATATATATTAGTTAGCGGTAAGTTGGCAGGGGCCGAATTCACTGTTCTTCCTCTGATTGAAAGTGAAGCTGGAACCATTCAAAGTCTCTGATTAGTGATGATGGGCTCTGACTGTTCAGACCAGCTGCTCTTTAAATGAGACAAGACAGAAAAACCAAGcaataaatgagtaaataaattaacaaatgaatgatcaataaaaacagacatgtcATGAATAAGAGGTAAGATAGAAATGTAAAACTTCAGAATGCAAAACAggctaaaacatcaaataagaGACAGATTAGAATCagtgaaataaagttaaaatacaaGCCAGATTAAAGGTAGCTCTTAAGTCaacttttaaatcatttatctgTATGACTGATGTATTGTCTCCCCTCCGCTGTGTAGATGAGTCCATGCAGAAGCTGTTTGAGGGAGGGAAGGGCAGCGTCTTCCAGAGGGTGCTATCCTGGATACCATCTCATAACCATCAGCTGCAGCTGGCTGGAGCTTTGGCTATCGCTAATTTTGCTCGTAACGGTAAGCCACACTTCACTTTGTCATGGGATGAAGTTAAATCATGACTTTGCAGAGTACAACCAATaaaatactgctgctgctgctgttgttgtgtctCTACTTCTTCTTATCTGTATTCACgtcagctgagagaaaaaacagtgTTGAAAGTGATGTTTTACTGGAATTACTGACTAAATCATTTCTAACACTATGACACAATGTTAAGGCATCTCCTCTAACGTGTTGTGTATTTCCATGTGTAGACGGTAACTGCATCCACATGGTGGACACTGGGATTGTGCAGAAGCTTCTGGAGCTGTTGGACCGACACGTGGAGGAAGGCAACGTCACCGTTCAGCACGCAGCTCTCAGTGCTCTGCGGAACCTGGCCATACCTGGTGAGCTGCTACCACTGTGTGTCAATATCTCTGATACCTGAACGGACCCCAGTGGACTCACTATCAGCTCTGATCATGTggtgcatcatcatcatcactgcacAGTCACATCTCTTCAACTTGTaacttaaacaaaaaacaatacttGCGTAAGCTAGCTGaccagacttggcagaaatgaaatataagtaTGTGTTACTTAGTATATAATAATTTTGGGTactatatcaatattatatcaatattggGATATGatactagatatcgtcttagattttggatatcataATATCGCGATATGTCATCAGTTTGTCTTTCCCTGGTTTCAAATGCTGCAGACTGTTCTagcttttacccactttgtctttacatccacattactgatgatttaatatatgattattataaaagtttcgtagtgttaatattttgtgaaagcatcaagaaTCATCACTgcaatattgttgcaatatccatattgaggtatttggtcaaaaattttgtcatatttgattttgtccatatcgcccagccttAATATATAATcagctgaaaataagaattttgtttattttacaataagcctttatatctacatagggagcgggtcctcttccacagagcccgccatgtttctacagtagcctagaacagacaaaccaaacactgactctggacacctgattctaattattaacttGTCATCAAGCTTGTTAACGAGCTTtagctgcttgataacgagttaatgattagaatcaggtgtgttagagtggtaagatacctaaaacatgcaggccAGTAGCTCTTCAGGTGCAGGGTTGGAGATCACTGTCCTACACAGTTGCAGTCTTcaatctcaccactagatgccactaaaccCCTACATATTGTTCCTTTAAGTGTCACCAATATTCTATAGACGAATGGCATCAGTCTTTTAGTTTGTGTTACCTAAATatatgataaaaatatattataattataattcattataaacattataaatattttgAAGCAGAACAATCACCAAATGGTAGTAATATTGTTAAGATGGTGTTATAGTGTGTTAAACTctactgtttctctttctccagtGGTCAACAAATCCAAGATGCTGTCAGCTGGAGTAGCAGATGTGGTGTTGAAGTTTTTGCAATCAGAGATGCCTCCGGTCCAATTTAAACTCCTGGGGACATTACGTATGCTAATCGATACACAAGGTATGCACCAGAATGTTGACTGTCACCTCACACACTGAGAAGCgctgtatgatttttttttctttctttttttatggtgAAAATTGAACAAAGTGAAATGCATTTGATTCTGTGTCGTGTTGGTTCAGCCGAAGCTGCGGACCAGCTGGGGACCAATGGGAAACTGGTGGAGAGGTTAGTGGAGTGGTGTGAAGCCAAAGATCACGCAGGAGTGATGGGCGAGTCCAACCGCCTCCTGTCTGCTCTCATCAGACACAGCAAGTCCAAGGTCAGACACCACGCCGCTCTTACAAAGTCTATACAATAGTTCTATTACAAACCTGCCCCCCAAATATATTGTAGGAAGAATCCCCTGTATTATCTGATCAACAAGAATATATGGTTACATGTAAAGCATACTTTAGTGAAGAAAATCCTGGTTTTAATTGTTAGATAATGAGTTTATTGCTGTAGTGCTTTTGTTATTGTAATAGATCAACCAGCAGAATAAATATAGGAAAACACAGATATGTACTATCTTCCATCCTTTTCCTGTTTGTCCTGCAATGtttttcatatcttttttttttccccatggaTTTCAGGAAGTGGTCAGAACTGTCATCCAGGGAGGAGGAGTCAAGCACTTAGTTACTATGGCAACAAGCGAGCACATGATAATGCAGAATGAAGCGCTCGTGGCTCTGGGTCTCATAGCGGCGCTGGATTTGGGTAAGAGCGagaacggaggaagaaagatacTAATTCAGACTTCCACAGCAGCTTTTCTATTTTTGAGTTCTAGCAGCTGATAGAGGATCTGTGGGATTGCTTTACTTAGACAGGAATCCAGTGTGATTCATGACTAAAAATGCTAGAAGCATGCATCAAAAACAAGCAGACCAATTACACGATGTGGCTGATCCTGAACAGCAGCTGTCACCATGGATACACACAAGGGTCTCACATTTCCTACGGCTACAAGTTCATTCATAATAACAGCCAAGATAAATGACCAAACACAAGCTGATATTTatactttacattttcaaaggttttaactgtgtttgactcagaagaagaagaacattcCACTCGAGAATACTGAAACACTCCCTTCTAATAATCACAGTGATACATTAAGACTGTCTCTCTGGGTTTCAGTTGCAGCTGAGAAGGACTTTGTCGGAGCCAGTCTGGTGTCAGTGCTTCACAAGCTGCTGTCAGATGAGAGGAGCGCACCAGAGATCAAGTACAACTCTATGATCCTCATCTGTGCAGTCATGGGGTCAGGTGAGTCCACAAGTCACAGCTGAGCCGGGTCAGAAATGTCACACACTAGTACTTTTAATATTCCTCATATTGATATTTACAGAACTTACTTGTCATACCGTATATAGGACAGTATTTATAGGCAGATCATTCTCCAGTAAAGTTTGATGATGGTAATAGTTACTTTTTGAAATTGTGAGTCAATATATTAACAACTATGCCTTCTGATTTCTATCAGTCATACCGTTATTCCTAATTTCTACTCTTTTATAAGtgtgttttatcatttctgAGAAAGTGGCTTATTGCTATTGATGCTATTTGCTGCAGCCTCCCCAGTGGAGGGATGGCTTATCAAGCTCCATTCAATATGCAGagtccctctctgtttttaaGAAAACACTTAAGACCCTGCTCTTTCATGAACACCTCGGCCCCTAATGGACTTTAAAATACATGTGCACTCATTACCTCTGTGCGCTGCCTGGTGACACTAATGTTCTGTTAAACCTGAACTTGGCTTTACAGCACTTGCACACATTTTTCTCCCCTAACTACTAGATCCATGCTTGCGTTGTATTAACTCATGCGTCTGTTGTCTGTCAGGAAGGACGAAATGAATAAATCAAGAACAATAAAAGCAGCAACGTAGGAAACGCTACTCTCATGAATCTGCAATAAAAATGTAGAATACCCAAATAAAATAGAAGATAATAAAAGATTAACATGTACCTGAGAGGGGAAGACTTTTAATGTAGAACCTCAATGCAAGAAGTGTTGTCTCTCATTACAAAGacttaaaaatctattttccctctcttctctttttttct from Scomber japonicus isolate fScoJap1 chromosome 22, fScoJap1.pri, whole genome shotgun sequence harbors:
- the rap1gds1 gene encoding rap1 GTPase-GDP dissociation stimulator 1, with the protein product MDNLSEALEKLKLASTDSATDSVESCLDCLLKALANNNTEASMKIQEMGVLPLLPTLLNPQSSCTPKVANIIAEVAKNEFMRSPCVEAGLIPPLIQLLSSSDQEVLLQTGRALGNICYDSHEGRNAVDLAGGAQIVAEHIKSLFQNTEPENEKLLTVFCGMLMNYSNDNDSLQAQLINMGVIPTLVKLLGIHSHNTALTEMCLIAFGNLAELESSKEQFASTNIAEELVRLFQKQTEHEKKEMIFEVLAPLAENDVIKLQLVEAGLVECLLDVVAQTVDGEREEDIAQLKTASDLMVLLLLGDESMQKLFEGGKGSVFQRVLSWIPSHNHQLQLAGALAIANFARNDGNCIHMVDTGIVQKLLELLDRHVEEGNVTVQHAALSALRNLAIPVVNKSKMLSAGVADVVLKFLQSEMPPVQFKLLGTLRMLIDTQAEAADQLGTNGKLVERLVEWCEAKDHAGVMGESNRLLSALIRHSKSKEVVRTVIQGGGVKHLVTMATSEHMIMQNEALVALGLIAALDLVAAEKDFVGASLVSVLHKLLSDERSAPEIKYNSMILICAVMGSEPLHKEVQSLAFIDVVSKLRAHENKTVSHQASLTEQRLTAQS